In the genome of Notamacropus eugenii isolate mMacEug1 chromosome 5, mMacEug1.pri_v2, whole genome shotgun sequence, one region contains:
- the KRTAP11-1 gene encoding keratin-associated protein 11-1 — MQYSCSSRNYLPRIRGEQCNIPVVSAVPREAECQNGIYLPSSFQGSSWLLDHCRESCCETTSCQPSCYPNVTCNSGTSQVVACSPATCHASRPLQISFSRPSTFVSSSCRPFGGVSNVFQPTCSITRTYERPCVSSCRPTC, encoded by the coding sequence ATGCAGTACAGTTGCTCCTCTAGAAACTACTTACCTAGGATTCGTGGAGAACAATGCAACATTCCAGTTGTCTCTGCTGTGCCAAGGGAGGCAGAGTGCCAGAATGGTATCTATTTACCAAGTTCCTTCCAAGGGAGTTCTTGGCTTCTAGACCACTGTCGAGAAAGCTGCTGTGAGACCACAAGCTGCCAGCCAAGTTGCTATCCAAATGTTACCTGCAACTCTGGCACTAGCCAAGTAGTTGCCTGCTCACCAGCAACTTGTCATGCCTCTAGGCCCTTACAAATTTCCTTCAGTCGACCAAGCACCTTTGTCTCCAGTAGCTGCCGACCATTTGGGGGTGTCTCCAATGTCTTCCAGCCAACCTGCAGCATCACCAGGACATACGAACGACCTTGTGTATCCAGCTGTCGCCCAACTTGCTGA